From the Cryptomeria japonica chromosome 2, Sugi_1.0, whole genome shotgun sequence genome, one window contains:
- the LOC131062984 gene encoding xylan glycosyltransferase MUCI21-like, which produces MARTSRVAGIEEGQRNEDPWGIEFQPRDIMKERPSFTLIVALFLFCYALTFACMSFSNPMIETYANEGSIFYTNIDLQTHIALRNHHLEITEQQQKKKSPELDAVSCSSLISDVGRNNASGGDGRGIMCCDRSHYRTDVCYLRGDVRTHSENVSISLHAHNHRSTQEKIRPYTRKWEQSTMSTIDEITLKTGDDSDDACQVQHDVPAIVFSTGGYTGNVYHEFNDGLLPLYITSQHLHGQVVFVILEYHTWWMTKYGEIIGQLTNYPVIDFSKDKKVHCFPEMIVGLNTHDELTVNPELMKDGKSIKDFRELVSTAYAPRLSSMPQTQSVTKELSSPLTDSGLVSQPEKPKLVIISRGKSRRMMNQKEIVKLAEKIGFEVEILSPKRNTEMVEMFRALNSCDVMVGVHGAAMTHLLFMRPGSVLIQIVPLGTDWASATYYGEPATKLGLTYLEYKILPEESSLFAEYGRNDPVLRDPDSVNRKGWGETKRVYLEGQNVNPSLKRFNKTLLSAYSSALARKQGILPSIDR; this is translated from the exons ATGGCTCGGACGAGCAGAGTTGCAGGTATTGAGGAAGGGCAGAGAAATGAGGATCCATGGGGGATAGAATTTCAGCCTCGGGATATAATGAAAGAGAGGCCCAGTTTCACGCTCATTGTGGCCCTCTTCTTATTTTGCTATGCTCTGACGTTTGCCTGCATGAGTTTCAGTAACCCCATGATTGAAACAT ATGCCAATGAAGGAAGCATATTTTATACAAACATAGACCTGCAGACTCATATAGCTCTTCGCAATCATCATCTAGAGATAACAGAGCAGCAGCAGAAGAAGAAGAGCCCTGAACTTGATGCTGTCAGCTGTTCTTCTCTCATCAGTG ATGTGGGAAGAAATAATGCTTCTGGTGGAGATGGCAGGGGAATCATGTGCTGTGACCGTTCTCACTATAGGACAGATGTTTGCTATCTGAGAGGTGATGTGAGAACACACTCTGAAAATGTCTCCATTTCTCTTCATGCCCACAATCATAGATCAACTCAGGAGAAAATCAGGCCTTATACACGCAAATGGGAGCAGAGTACCATGAGCACCATTGATGAAATCACCCTCAAAACAGGGGATGATAGTGATGATGCCTGCCAAGTTCAGCATGATGTACCCGCCATAGTTTTCTCCACAGGAGGATACACAGGCAATGTTTACCATGAGTTCAATGATGGTTTGCTGCCTCTGTACATAACATCCCAGCATCTCCATGGACAAGTGGTGTTTGTTATTCTTGAATACCATACTTGGTGGATGACAAAATATGGAGAGATTATTGGGCAGCTTACCAATTACCCAGTCATTGATTTCAGCAAGGATAAGAAAGTCCACTGTTTTCCAGAGATGATAGTTGGCCTCAACACACATGACGAGTTAACTGTAAATCCAGAGCTCATGAAAGATGGTAAAAGCATTAAAGACTTCAGGGAACTTGTGAGCACGGCCTATGCCCCTAGATTGAGTTCCATGCCTCAAACACAGAGCGTAACCAAAGAACTGTCATCCCCCTTAACGGACTCAGGGCTAGTTTCACAGCCAGAAAAGCCCAAATTGGTAATAATATCAAGGGGGAAGTCAAGGagaatgatgaatcagaaggagatcgTTAAACTGGCAGAGAAAATTGGATTTGAGGTAGAAATACTGAGTCCCAAAAGAAATACAGAGATGGTAGAAATGTTTAGAGCCTTAAACTCATGTGATGTTATGGTGGGAGTTCATGGTGCTGCCATGACACATCTTTTGTTCATGAGACCTGGCTCTGTGTTGATACAGATTGTGCCTTTGGGTACTGATTGGGCTTCTGCTACTTATTATGGAGAACCTGCCACCAAGTTGGGATTGACATATCTTGAGTACAAAATCCTTCCAGAAGAGAGCTCTCTGTTTGCAGAGTATGGAAGAAATGATCCTGTTCTTAGAGACCCGGATTCAGTTAACAGGAAGGGATGGGGGGAGACAAAAAGGGTATATCTGGAGGGGCAAAATGTCAATCCTTCATTGAAACGGTTCAACAAGACTCTACTCTCTGCCTATTCCTCTGCACTTGCTCGCAAACAGGGGATTTTGCCTTCTATTGACCGTTAG